One genomic segment of Oncorhynchus kisutch isolate 150728-3 linkage group LG15, Okis_V2, whole genome shotgun sequence includes these proteins:
- the LOC109905453 gene encoding protein YIF1B isoform X1, whose translation MDMDYTATQSGFTQCKLLGQRIDPKLRMRNTSKDRIDPSQLFDDTSAAPGVETAGFPGQGVGAMGYPGQTLLSDPMSNLAMAYGSSLASQGKDLVDKNLDRFLPISKLKYYFAVDTVYVGKKLGLLIFPYMHQNWEVSYQQDTPVAPRFDINAPDLYIPAMGFITYILVSGLALGTQNRFTPEILGMQASSALVWLIMEVLAVLLSLYLVTVNTDLTTIDLVAFSGYKYVGMIVGVVAGLLFGRTGYYLTLLWCCISIFIFMIRTLRLKLLSEAAAQGVLIHGARNQLRMYLTMSIAAAQPIFMYWLTYHLVG comes from the exons ATGGACATGGATTACACAGCAACCCAAAGTGGGTTCACACAGTGTAAGTTACTTGGTCAAAGGATTG ATCCCAAATTGAGGATGAGGAACACGTCAAAGGACAGAATAGATCCCAGCCAGCTGTTTGACGACACCAGCGCAGCGCCGGGGGTGGAGACCGCTGGGTTCCCGGGCCAGGGTGTTGGGGCGATGGGCTACCCCGGCCAGACCCTCCTCTCAGACCCCATGTCCAACTTGGCCATGGCGTACGGAAGCAGCCTGGCCAGCCAGGGCAAAGACTTGGTAGACAAAAAT CTGGATCGTTTCCTCCCCATCTCCAAACTGAAGTATTACTTTGCTGTGGACACAGTTTACGTGGGCAAGAAACTCGGACTGCTCATCTTCCCCTACATGCACCAG aACTGGGAAGTGAGCTACCAACAGGACACCCCAGTGGCTCCGCGCTTTGATATCAACGCTCCTGACTTGTATATTCCAG CAATGGGTTTCATCACATACATCCTGGTGTCTGGGTTAGCACTTGGAACACAGAACAG GTTTACCCCTGAGATCCTGGGCATGCAGGCCAGCTCGGCCCTGGTGTGGCTCATCATGGAGGTGCTGGCTGTCCTCCTCAGTCTCTACCTGGTCACAGTCAACACAGACCTCACCACCATCGACCTTGTGGCCTTCTCCGGATACAAATATGTGGG GATGATTGTAGGGGTCGTGGCAGGGTTACTATTTGGTCGAACGGGTTATTACCTAACGCTGCTGTGGTGCTGTATATCCATCTTCATCTTCATG ATCCGCACATTGAGACTAAAGCTCCTGTCTGAGGCAGCAGCCCAAGGCGTGTTGATCCACGGGGCCAGGAACCAGCTGAGGATGTACCTGACCATGTCCATCGCAGCCGCCCAGCCCATATTCATGTACTGGTTGACCTATCACCTGGTCGGGTAA
- the LOC109905453 gene encoding protein YIF1B isoform X3, translating into MRNTSKDRIDPSQLFDDTSAAPGVETAGFPGQGVGAMGYPGQTLLSDPMSNLAMAYGSSLASQGKDLVDKNLDRFLPISKLKYYFAVDTVYVGKKLGLLIFPYMHQNWEVSYQQDTPVAPRFDINAPDLYIPAMGFITYILVSGLALGTQNRFTPEILGMQASSALVWLIMEVLAVLLSLYLVTVNTDLTTIDLVAFSGYKYVGMIVGVVAGLLFGRTGYYLTLLWCCISIFIFMIRTLRLKLLSEAAAQGVLIHGARNQLRMYLTMSIAAAQPIFMYWLTYHLVG; encoded by the exons ATGAGGAACACGTCAAAGGACAGAATAGATCCCAGCCAGCTGTTTGACGACACCAGCGCAGCGCCGGGGGTGGAGACCGCTGGGTTCCCGGGCCAGGGTGTTGGGGCGATGGGCTACCCCGGCCAGACCCTCCTCTCAGACCCCATGTCCAACTTGGCCATGGCGTACGGAAGCAGCCTGGCCAGCCAGGGCAAAGACTTGGTAGACAAAAAT CTGGATCGTTTCCTCCCCATCTCCAAACTGAAGTATTACTTTGCTGTGGACACAGTTTACGTGGGCAAGAAACTCGGACTGCTCATCTTCCCCTACATGCACCAG aACTGGGAAGTGAGCTACCAACAGGACACCCCAGTGGCTCCGCGCTTTGATATCAACGCTCCTGACTTGTATATTCCAG CAATGGGTTTCATCACATACATCCTGGTGTCTGGGTTAGCACTTGGAACACAGAACAG GTTTACCCCTGAGATCCTGGGCATGCAGGCCAGCTCGGCCCTGGTGTGGCTCATCATGGAGGTGCTGGCTGTCCTCCTCAGTCTCTACCTGGTCACAGTCAACACAGACCTCACCACCATCGACCTTGTGGCCTTCTCCGGATACAAATATGTGGG GATGATTGTAGGGGTCGTGGCAGGGTTACTATTTGGTCGAACGGGTTATTACCTAACGCTGCTGTGGTGCTGTATATCCATCTTCATCTTCATG ATCCGCACATTGAGACTAAAGCTCCTGTCTGAGGCAGCAGCCCAAGGCGTGTTGATCCACGGGGCCAGGAACCAGCTGAGGATGTACCTGACCATGTCCATCGCAGCCGCCCAGCCCATATTCATGTACTGGTTGACCTATCACCTGGTCGGGTAA
- the LOC109905454 gene encoding HHIP-like protein 1, with amino-acid sequence MSRVSVKGVELLSRWLLVLLVLHAPRHGNTHPQCLDYKPPFQPREPLVFCKEYAKFGCCDLEKDDKISQNFYKIMDYFDYSGYMTCAKYIRTILCQECSPYSAHLYDAEDANTPMRELPGLCGDYCSEFWHQCRYTISLLTDNNATVGIEEDRNKFCNFLELKDREYCYPNVLSDDKLNANLGDVRADPEGCLQLCLQEVANGLRNPVAMVHADDGTHRFFVAEQLGYVWTYLPNGSRIDRPFLNLTKAVLTSPWAGDERGFLCMALHPRFTLVQKAYVYYSVSVKKEERIRISEFTLSADDMNQLDHSSERTILEVVEPASNHNGGQLLFGHDGYLYIFIGDGGRAGDPFGKFGNSQNKSTLLGKVLRLNVDNNDDVEPYSIPSDNPFLGEKGSLPEIYAYGVRNMWRCSIDRGDLITGQGRGRLFCGDVGQNKFEEVDLIVKGGNYGWRAKEGFSCYDNRLCHNSSLDDILPIFAYPHKLGKSVTGGYIYRGCQMPNLNGLYIFGDFMSGRLMSLKENQSTGKWEYKEICMGKDQTCRFPKLINSYYKYIISFAEDEAGELYFLATGAPSASARAGVIYKIVDPSRRAPPGKCSFKPTLVKIKGKLIHFHPKEEFVIDKKPTTTAAPTITARTTATTTLRTPPTTLRSMKTRPTYTPPTATLKATAKPATIMATVEPVTTRATVKPVTTPSNPTSMQQRTTGTATPALTISWRQVMTTRPGHATTPSWQRPSLSYTRPTVTPKPRPLLTTGARRPSPPTARPLTRPQPHATVRPFPLGVTTNRPQTTPRPTYWTAATKHTTQRPNFTLSKAQDKFLKGQSDKTQHSTGNRVNKKNRGSKPGKQRRRKHRAGSVRLISAEQLSDRGRVEIYIRGEWGTVCDDLFNSKAATVVCQQLGFPVALRVAKRAELGGGSGSILLDDVECEGTERTLLDCKRAKLGKHNCAHDEDVGVVCGYHHDEDK; translated from the exons GAGTGCTCTCCCTACTCTGCCCACCTGTACGATGCTGAGGATGCCAACACGCCCATGAGGGAGCTGCCAGGCCTGTGCGGAGACTACTGCTCTGAGTTCTGGCACCAGTGCCGCTACACCATTAGCCTGCTCACCGACAACAACGCCACGGTGGGCATAGAGGAGGACCGCAATAAGTTCTGTAACTTCCTGGAGCTCAAAGACAGGGAGTACTGTTACCCTAACGTGCTCTCCGACGACAAGCTCAACGCCAACCTGGGAGATGTTCGGGCGGACCCCGAGGGTTGTCTCCAACTGTGCCTGCAGGAGGTGGCCAACGGTCTGAGGAACCCGGTGGCCATGGTCCACGCCGACGACGGGACCCACCGCTTCTTTGTGGCAGAGCAGCTGGGCTACGTGTGGACGTACCTGCCCAATGGCTCCCGTATTGACCGGCCCTTCCTCAACCTAACTAAGGCAGTGCTCACCTCTCCCTGGGCAGGGGATGAGAGAGGCTTCCTCTGCATGGCCCTCCACCCGCGCTTCACACTGGTGCAGAAGGCCTATGTCTACTACTCTGTGTCTgtgaagaaggaggagaggatccGCATTAGTGAGTTCACACTGTCCGCTGACGATATGAACCAACTAGATCACTCCTCAGAGAG GACTATTTTGGAAGTGGTGGAACCTGCCTCGAACCACAACGGGGGCCAGCTTCTCTTCGGACACGATGGCTACCTCTATATCTTCATCGGCGATGGGGGAAGAGCAGGGGATCCCTTTGGCAAGTTTGGGAACTCCCAGAATAA GTCCACGCTGTTGGGCAAGGTGCTGCGTCTCAATGTGGACAACAACGATGACGTGGAACCCTACAGCATCCCATCGGACAATCCTTTCCTGGGGGAGAAGGGCTCGCTGCCTGAGATCTACGCCTACGGGGTGCGTAACATGTGGCGCTGCTCCATCGACCGGGGCGACCTCATCACGGGGCAGGGCCGTGGCCGACTGTTCTGCGGGGACGTGGGACAGAATAAGTTTGAAGAGGTGGACCTCATCGTCAAGGGTGGCAACTATGGCTGGAGAGCCAAGGAGGGCTTCTCTTGCTATGACaacaggctgtgtcacaactccTCTCTTG ATGACATCCTGCCTATTTTTGCTTACCCCCACAAACTGGGGAAGTCGGTCACTGGAGGCTACATATACCGCGGCTGCCAGATGCCTAATCTCAATGGCCTCTACATATTCGGGGATTtcatgagtgg GCGCCTGATGTCACTGAAGGAGAACCAAAGCACTGGGAAGTGGGAGTACAAGGAGATCTGTATGGGAAAAGACCAGACGTGCCGATTCCCCAAACTTATCAACAGCTATTACAAATACATAATTTCCTTTGCTGAAGATGAGGCAG GGGAGCTGTACTTCCTGGCAACGGGAGCTCCCAGTGCGTCTGCCAGAGCGGGGGTGATCTATAAGATAGTGGATCCATCCAG GAGAGCACCTCCAGGCAAGTGCAGCTTCAAGCCAACTCTTGTCAAGATTAAAGGCAAGCTGATTCACTTCCACCCGAAGGAGG AGTTTGTCATTGACAAGAAGCCGACGACCACCGCTGCGCCCACTATTACTGCGAGAACAACAGCTACCACCACGCTCCGTACTCCTCCGACCACCCTGCGCTCCATGAAGACGAGACCTACCTACACACCTCCAACTGCAACCCTGAAGGCTACTGCTAAACCTGCAACGATAATGGCTACAGTTGAACCTGTAACAACACGAGCTACTGTTAAACCTGTAACAACACCTTCCAATCCCACCTCAATGCAGCAGAGGACTACTGGTACCGCTACACCTGCACTGACCATCTCATGGAGGCAGGTAATGACGACCAGGCCAGGTCATGCCACCACTCCTTCCTGGCAGAGACCGTCGTTGTCCTACACCAGGCCCACTGTTACCCCGAAGCCCCGACCACTATTGACAACTGGAGCCAGAAGGCCCTCTCCACCAACAGCACGACCCTTGACCCGACCGCAACCACACGCCACAGTCAGACCCTTTCCACTAGGAGTTACGACCAATCGGCCCCAGACAACACCAAGGCCTACGTACTGGACAGCTGCAACAAAGCACACCACCCAGAGGCCTAACTTCACTCTGTCAAAGGCCCAGGACAAGTTCCTGAAAGGGCAGAGTGACAAGACACAACATTCCACAGGGAACCGGGTCAACAAGAAGAACCGGGGTTCCAAACCTGGGAAGCAGCGGCGCCGGAAGCATCGGGCTGGGTCGGTGCGGCTGATCAGTGCAGAGCAGCTGTCGGATCGTGGGCGGGTGGAGATTTACATACGGGGGGAGTGGGGCACAGTATGTGATGACTTGTTTAATAGTAAAGCGGCTACGGTGGTCTGCCAGCAACTAGGCTTCCCTGTAGCCCTGCGTGTGGCTAAACGGGCAGAGCTGGGGGGTGGCAGTGGCAGTATCCTGCTAGATGATGTGGAGTGTGAGGGCACAGAGAGGACGTTACTGGACTGCAAACGGGCAAAGTTGGGCAAGCACAATTGTGCACACGATGAGGATGTGGGGGTGGTGTGTGGCTACCACCACGACGAGGATAAATAA
- the LOC109905453 gene encoding protein YIF1B isoform X2, with product MDMDYTATQSGFTQYPKLRMRNTSKDRIDPSQLFDDTSAAPGVETAGFPGQGVGAMGYPGQTLLSDPMSNLAMAYGSSLASQGKDLVDKNLDRFLPISKLKYYFAVDTVYVGKKLGLLIFPYMHQNWEVSYQQDTPVAPRFDINAPDLYIPAMGFITYILVSGLALGTQNRFTPEILGMQASSALVWLIMEVLAVLLSLYLVTVNTDLTTIDLVAFSGYKYVGMIVGVVAGLLFGRTGYYLTLLWCCISIFIFMIRTLRLKLLSEAAAQGVLIHGARNQLRMYLTMSIAAAQPIFMYWLTYHLVG from the exons ATGGACATGGATTACACAGCAACCCAAAGTGGGTTCACACAGT ATCCCAAATTGAGGATGAGGAACACGTCAAAGGACAGAATAGATCCCAGCCAGCTGTTTGACGACACCAGCGCAGCGCCGGGGGTGGAGACCGCTGGGTTCCCGGGCCAGGGTGTTGGGGCGATGGGCTACCCCGGCCAGACCCTCCTCTCAGACCCCATGTCCAACTTGGCCATGGCGTACGGAAGCAGCCTGGCCAGCCAGGGCAAAGACTTGGTAGACAAAAAT CTGGATCGTTTCCTCCCCATCTCCAAACTGAAGTATTACTTTGCTGTGGACACAGTTTACGTGGGCAAGAAACTCGGACTGCTCATCTTCCCCTACATGCACCAG aACTGGGAAGTGAGCTACCAACAGGACACCCCAGTGGCTCCGCGCTTTGATATCAACGCTCCTGACTTGTATATTCCAG CAATGGGTTTCATCACATACATCCTGGTGTCTGGGTTAGCACTTGGAACACAGAACAG GTTTACCCCTGAGATCCTGGGCATGCAGGCCAGCTCGGCCCTGGTGTGGCTCATCATGGAGGTGCTGGCTGTCCTCCTCAGTCTCTACCTGGTCACAGTCAACACAGACCTCACCACCATCGACCTTGTGGCCTTCTCCGGATACAAATATGTGGG GATGATTGTAGGGGTCGTGGCAGGGTTACTATTTGGTCGAACGGGTTATTACCTAACGCTGCTGTGGTGCTGTATATCCATCTTCATCTTCATG ATCCGCACATTGAGACTAAAGCTCCTGTCTGAGGCAGCAGCCCAAGGCGTGTTGATCCACGGGGCCAGGAACCAGCTGAGGATGTACCTGACCATGTCCATCGCAGCCGCCCAGCCCATATTCATGTACTGGTTGACCTATCACCTGGTCGGGTAA